The following are encoded together in the Humulus lupulus chromosome 5, drHumLupu1.1, whole genome shotgun sequence genome:
- the LOC133778859 gene encoding uncharacterized mitochondrial protein AtMg00810-like codes for MFLFRSDDCMVIILIYVDDILVTSNKESYLQDLLLQLQSRFAIKDLGDLHYFLSLEVSRTSEGLHLCQTKYISDLLQRTSLLDTKPVTTPMASGPTLSIHDGTPLLDGSEYRSTVGALQYCTLTRPDIAFAVNKLCQFMQSPTDLHWLAVKRLLRYLKGTPHFGLHFSRSSDFSLQCFTDADWASCPDDRRSTSGFCIFLGDNLVSWSSSKQKVVSRSSTEAEYRSIANGTAELTWLESILHDLGVVEKISDKDKNI; via the coding sequence ATGTTTCTCTTTCGGTCTGATGATTGTATGGTTATCATATTgatttatgtggatgatatactTGTTACCAGCAACAAGGAAAGCTATCTTCAAGACCTCTTGCTTCAGTTACAGTCTCGGTTTGCCATAAAAGATCTTGGCGATCTGCATTATTTTCTTAGTCTCGAGGTGAGTCGTACTTCCGAAGGTCTTCATTTATGTCAAACTAAATATATTTCAGATCTTCTTCAGCGCACTTCTCTGCTGGACACCAAACCAGTCACCACTCCCATGGCCTCCGGCCCCACCCTCTCCATTCATGATGGTACTCCTTTGCTTGATGGTTCTGAATATCGCAGTACCGTTGGGGCTCTACAATATTGCACACTTACTCGTCCTGATATCGCCTTTGCTGTCAACAAACTATGCCAATTTATGCAGAGTCCTACTGATCTACACTGGCTGGCTGTCAAACGCCTTCTTCGATACTTAAAGGGGACACCTCATTTTGGATTGCATTTCTCTCGTTCCTCTGATTTTTCCTTACAATGTTTTACTGATGCGGATTGGGCCTCTTGTCCAGATGACCGTCGAAGTACTAGTGGGTTCTGTATATTTCTGGGCGACAATCTCGTTTCTTGGTCATCTTCTAAACAAAAAGTTGTCTCTCGTTCTAGTACGGAAGCCGAATATCGGAGCATTGCTAATGGGACTGCCGAATTGACATGGCTTGAATCTATTCTTCATGATTTAGGTGTTGTTGAGAAAATAAGCGATAAGGATAAAAATATTTGA